The genomic stretch CGATGAGCTGGGTCAGGAACGCCTCGGAGCAGCCCTGTTGCGCGGTGAGCAGGTGGCACGGGTTGCAGCACTTTGCGGTCTGGCCGGTAGTGCCGTGCTGGGCAGCATAGCCCTGGGGTTGCCGGTCCTGGTAGGCGGATGCCTGTTCATTATCGGTGCCGCGTATTGTCTGATTGCTATGCCCGAAACCCATTTTCACCGCGCTGCTGATGATGAACGCACTACCTGGCACCGTATGGCAACGACCTTGCGTGACGGTGCACGGCTGGTACGCCGCCGTCCGTATCTCCTACGACTCCTCGCTGTGCTGTTCTTCTTTGGGTTGTTCAGCGAAGCGTGGGATCGGCTGTGGCAAAGCCATCTGGTACTCACCTTTGATCTGGCTACGCTGACTCCTTTTGCGCCAATTGTGCTGCTTGCGGCCCTCGGCGGGGTTGAGATGTTGCTCGCAATCGTTGCCGCCGAAGTGCTACGTCGCCGCCTGCGCTCCGACGATCAGCGCCAGACGCAACGGCTGGTGTTCGGGTTTACGGCTGTGATGGTTGCGGGGCTATTGATCTACGGGCTGGCGCCACACATTGGTATCGCAGTGATCGCTTTTCTCGGTTTCAGTGTGGCACGTAGACTGATCGGCCCTCTGCTGAGCACCTGGCAAAACGCCCAGATCGACGACTCGCGGGTGCGGGCAACGGTGCTCTCGCTCGGCGGGCAAAGTGACGCGCTAGGGCAACTGGCGGGCGGGTTGCCCCTGGGCGCAATCGGCAATCGCTCGCTACGGGCTGCATTTGTGACCAGTGCCATCCTCCTGGCGCCGAATCTGTGGCTGTTACGCGGAAGACCAGCATCAGAAGTCGTGCCGATGCTGGAACCGGCGGAACTGGTGGATGGAAGCACCACGAATTGAAAGGAATACTCACATGTGTGCTGCAACGCTCATTGACGCTACCGATGCTCTCCTCAGCCGCTATGACCAGCTCGATCTGCGTGGTCTGAGCGTCGCAGAGGTCGCGGAGTTGCTGCGCCAGCAGGGCGCAGCGTACCTCAGCCCGATTGAACGCATCGAACTGGCTGAGCGGTTAATCACCCGTCGCCGTTTCCTGATCGGTGCAGGGGCATTAGCCCTGGGCATGATCACCGGCTGTGGGTCGCAGGAGCAGGCTGCTGCACCAACGGCGACGGTGGCAACGACGCGCACGGTTGTTGACGGCCTGGGGCGGAGTGTCGAGGTGCCGGCAACGCCGCAGCGCGTGGTGGCTCTGCACGATCTGGACAACGCCTACGCACTGGCATCGCTAGACTTTGCACCGATTGGTATGGGCAGCATTACACTCGGTGATCCCTTCGAGCGATTGCGCTCCCTCGGCCCTATCCCGCCAGCACTGGAGCAGACGGTTGAGGTTGGGTTATTGTACGAGCCGAACCTTGAAGCAATCGCTTCCTTACAACCTGATCTCATCCTGGGCACACGTGGCTCACACGAACAGATCCTCGATCAACTGGCAGCAATCGCGCCGACTGTCCTGATCGATCAGACTGCTGGCGACGATGTGCTATCGAACCAGCGCTTTCTGGCATCGCTCGTCGGCGTGGAGGATCGGATCGACGAGCAGCTTGCCCGCTACGAAGCGCGGATCGCAGCATTCAGAGAACGCTATGCCGATACGCTAAACACCCTCGAATATACCCGCATCGACAGCTATGGTGTCGGTGCTGAAGATAACTACCTGATCCTGTTCGATCTGACACCTGGCACCCGGGTGTTGACCGATCTTGGCGCGCGACGATCAAAAACGAATGGCAACGCTGGCAATGACCCGTTTCCCGCGATTAGCCTGGAGCGCCTGGCTGACTACGATGCCGATGTCATCTTCATCGGCGTTGAGGCCGGTACGCAGCCGGAGCCACAAATCTTGCAGCTATTGTCAGCGACGTTCGCCGGTCAGAACAATCAAATCTTCGCCGTCGATTATGGCGTCTGGGGCTTTCGACTTGTCGATGCGCTCTTCATTGTTCTGGACGATATTGAACAGATTCTCTCTTCACGTTCGCTCAACACGGCAGGGGATTTTCGTTGACAGATAGGTATAAAGCAAGAGAAGCATCACAATGGACACGCAACACATTGCCACAGACACATGGCGTATCGATCATCTTGCCCGCCACGCTCCGGCCACGGACGATCTGCCAGAACTGGCTACCTGGTTGCAGTGTAACGGCGCAGCGCACCTCAGCCCGATTGAACGCATCGAACTGGCCGAGCGGCTGATCACCCGTCGCCGTTTCCTGATCGGTGCAGGGGTGTTAGCCCTGGGAATGATCAGTGGTTGTGGGTCTGGCGCGCCAGCAAGTATACCAACGGCGACAGTGGCGGCGACGCGCACGGTACGGCATGCGTATGGCACAACTGATGTGCCGCTCAACCCACAACGGGTTATCGCACTCGATGCCTTCTTCACACTGACGCCTTTAGTCGAACTCGGTGTTCCTGTCATTGGTTCAGTCAGTCTGGGAAGTCCGGCAGTCTATCCAGGCTTAAGTGCCCAAGAGAGTGCAAACATTGTGAGTGTCGGAAATGGACGACTCGGTAGCCTGGAAACGGTAGCTGCTCTGAAGCCCGATCTTATCATTGGGATCGATTTTGTCGAACCACCTTACGAAGAACTAAGCCAGATTGCGCCAACCGTGATCATTCCTACAGCCCTCGATTGGAAAGAGCAACATCGCGCCCTGGGCGAAGCGACCGGCACCTATGAGCGAGCCGAACGGGGAATTGCAGCATACGAAGAACGAGTAGCTCTGCTGCGATCCCGTATACCAGACCTCACAGTGTCATACCTCTCCTTAATTGGGGAAACGCCACTGCTCTATCTTCAGGGTCCGAAAGCATGGGCGCCTGCCAGGATCCTTGCGGATGTGGGAGTTCAACGACCTGCCGACGAGATTGTCAGCGATGACACTTTCTTCAAGGCATTGAGCCTGGAAGTATTACCTGAACTCAAAGGCGATGTCCTGCTATACAGCGCCGATTACCCTGGCATTAGCCCAGAAGAAATCAGCAGTGTCCGCTCACTACTTGCCAACCCAATCTGGCAGCAAATACCTGCTGTCCGAGCCGGGCGTGCTTTTCAGGTAACCGGTGCACACTGGGAAACATTTGGCGGTCTGCGCTCGGCACAAGGAGTTCTGGATGACATTGAACGATTGTTACTACCACTAGCGTAGTGGAGTATAGAGGGAGCCTTTTTCGATGGCTACAGTTGCTGCAAATACCACTGGCACGCAGACCCTCAGCATCAAACGCTCGCGCCTGATGCTCTTGCTTGGCTTACCGGTATGTGCAATCATCCTCGGTCTTGCCTTGCTGAGCAGCATCGCTTTCGGCGCTGCGGACATCGCGCCTGCCGATGTCTGGCAGGCACTGGTCGCCTTCAACCCGGCATCAACCGATCACCTGATCATCCGTACCTTGCGGGTGCCGCGTGCGGCGGTGGCGGCGCTGGTTGGCGCAGCGCTGGCGGTGGCTGGAGCACTGATGCAGGGGTTGACCCGCAACCCACTGGCCGATCCAGGTATTCTTGGCATTGAAACCGGTGCGGCACTGGGTGTCGTTTCTGCCGTCTTCTTTCTCAAGATTGGTTCGTTGTACCTGTACGCTCTGTTTGCCTTCGCCGGTGCGACATTGACTGCACTGGCAGTCTATGCACTCGGTTCAATTGGTCGCGGTGGACCTACACCGCTAAAGATCACGATTGCCGGTGCTGCACTTACCGCACTGCTTTCATCATTTACCACTGGCATCCTGATCTTTAACCAGCGTACTCTCGAAGAAGTGCGCTTCTGGCTGGCCGGTAGCGTCGCCGGACGTGATCTCAATCTGCTGGTACAGGCATCGCCGTACCTGATTTGTGGATTGTTACTGGCATTGGCGCTGGGGCGTCAGATCACCACCATTTCGCTGGGTGACGACATCGCGAAGGGACTCGGTCAACGCACCGGCTGGGTAAAGCTGTTGACTGCCGTAGCGACCGTGGTTCTGGCCGGCGCCAGCGTGGCCGTTGCCGGTCCGATTGGATTTGTCGGTCTGGTCATTCCCCACGCGGTGCGTTTTCTGGTTGGAGTGGATTATCGCTGGATTTTACCCTATGCCGCATTGATCGGAGCCACCTTTCTGGTGCTGTCTGACGTGGCCGCACGCCTCATCATTCGCCCAACCGAATTGCCGGTTGGGGTCATGACTGCCCTGATCGGAGGACCCTTCTTCGTCTATCTGGTGCGCTGGCGGGTGAAACGATGACAGCGTGATAGGTGATATGAGTGGCTGGCAATGACATTATCAGCGCACCTGAATTGAACGAGAGGAATATCGACGATGCAACCATTAGCGCAAACGCTGGCCCGGATCCGCACAATCAGTGGGTATCTCAAACCAGAATTTGGTATACCTGCCAACGGAAATTGGGTTTCTATTACGGATGATTTCGCGCCGGGTGCGCCCTGGATCACGAGCATGATCGCCGCAGAGCAGGCCCGACTGCGCACAACATCTGCGGCTATTATCGGTAGCACACTGTTGCAGAACTACCAGTGGCCAATTATTCCTACCGTCGTGGCATGCTATCTGTTTGAACAACGGGTACCGGATTTGACCCCTACAAATACGCGCGTCCACTTCACTGCCGAACACCAGGCAGACGCGTTGGCTCTTCTCGGCGGACGCTTTAGCGCCTTGCCCGGAGACCCGGCAGCAGAACACCCGGATGCGACTATCGTGCCTGATCGCGCAGCGCTGCGCGATGCGATGCGGACAGGTATTGAGTCGCACTTTGAGGTGGTTATTGAACACATTTGTGCGGTACTAGGCTGTAAACCGCGCGGTTTATGGCTAAACGTTGCCGATGCTGTGGCCAATGCGCTGATCTGGCTTGCCCAGCAACATGCAGCGTTTGACCTGACCCAGATCGAAGCCGAAGTTGATGCAGTGATCCGTGTACCCGGCTCGCCGCTGAACAATCGGCAGGTTGGGTTGATCCAGCTCAGTTATGGTGAAAACCGGCAGCTTTTTCTCCGGCGGGCCACCTGCTGTTACTGGTACAAAACTGAAGGTGGTGAATACTGCCTGACCTGCCCTCATCGCACTGCCGAAGATCGGCAGGCACGACTTCTCGCATACATGGCGCAGAAGTACACACAGAAACAGCGGCATGTTCAGGAAGAGGTGACGGCATGAGGGTCGAGATTCCACATTCCCGTGGTCGGAAGGCACCATGGCTAACCCTCCGCATCCGTGGCCTTTCTTTTCGCATTGACCGGCGCGTGCCGCCTGTGCTAACACTGGCACTGCTGGCAATGGTCACAGCAATGGTGATCAACATTGGGGTCGGTGCATACCCTATCCCACCGCTCGATGTAATACGGACTGTACTCGGCCTACCGACCGGCAATGAAGATTATTCCTTCATTGTAAATGTGCTACGTCTGCCGCGTATGCTCGTCGCCGCGCTGGTCGGCCTGGCACTTGGGGTCTCTGGGGCGATTATCCAGGGCCTGACCCGCAATCCACTGGCCGATCCCGGCATCCTCGGCATCAGCGCTGGCGCCAGCCTTAGCGCCGTGACGCTCATCGTCGTCGTGCGCAACGTACCATCCGGTGTCATCCCTATAGCTGCTTTCGGCGGCGCTGTTACGGTCGCCTTGTTGATCTACTTTCTGGCCTGGCGAGGCGGCGATTCTCCCATTCGATTGGTACTGGTTGGGATTGGGTTGGGTGCGATCTGCGGCGCAGCCACCACCCTGATGATCACGTTTGGCGATATCTGGGATGTGCAACGGGCGCTAGTCTGGATTACGGGTAGCGTCTACGGACGCTCGTGGGAGGAATTTTGGCCTCTCCTGCCGTGGATCGTTATCTTCGTACCGCTGGCTCTGTTCCTGGCCCGTGACCTCAACGCACTCAATCTGGGTGAAGAAGTCGCTCAGGGATTAGGCATCCCGGTGGTCTGGCAGCGCGGCCTGTTACTTCTCACAGCGGTCGCTCTGGCGGCAGCAACGGTTGCTGCTGCGGGGACAATTGGCTTTGTTGGCCTAATGGCGCCACATATCGGACGAAGATTGGTTGGTCCTGATCATAGTGGCTTATTGCCAACCGCCGGCGTTGTCGGCGCGCTCCTGGTCGTCCTGGCCGATCTGGTGGGTCGCACGCTGTTTTCACCCATCGAACTACCTGCCGGACTGGTTACCGCTGCCATCGGCGCACCTTTCTTTATCGGATTGTTGTGGCGGCAACAAAAGCGCTGAATATGCTGTATTAATGTGCACCGAAATCACCTGAGAAAGAAATGATCTATGTTGCATACTGAGAAACTCACCCTGGCATACGATCAAGCCATCATCATCCACGAAATGGATGTTGCTATTCCGCGTGGACAGATCACTGCTCTGGTGGGACCGAACGGTTGTGGCAAGAGTACCTTGTTGCGAGGATTAGCTCGTTTACTGGCACCAAGAGGAGGAGCAGCCTATCTGGATGGTAAAGCCATTCATCGGATGCCAACCCGCGAGCTGGCAAAACAACTCGGTATTCTGCCGCAAAGCCCGGTAGCGCCAGAAGGACTAACCGTCCGAGAACTAGTTGCTCAGGGTCGTTACCCTCATCAATCCTGGTTCCAGCAGTGGTCAGCCGACGATGAAAGCGCCGTTGTCAAAGCGCTTGAATTAACCGGTATGACCGACCTGGCCGAACGACCGGTTGATACCTTATCAGGCGGTCAGCGGCAACGCGCCTGGATCGCGATGACGCTGGCGCAAGAAACTGAGGTCATTCTCCTTGATGAACCGACTA from Armatimonadota bacterium encodes the following:
- a CDS encoding siderophore ABC transporter permease yields the protein MATVAANTTGTQTLSIKRSRLMLLLGLPVCAIILGLALLSSIAFGAADIAPADVWQALVAFNPASTDHLIIRTLRVPRAAVAALVGAALAVAGALMQGLTRNPLADPGILGIETGAALGVVSAVFFLKIGSLYLYALFAFAGATLTALAVYALGSIGRGGPTPLKITIAGAALTALLSSFTTGILIFNQRTLEEVRFWLAGSVAGRDLNLLVQASPYLICGLLLALALGRQITTISLGDDIAKGLGQRTGWVKLLTAVATVVLAGASVAVAGPIGFVGLVIPHAVRFLVGVDYRWILPYAALIGATFLVLSDVAARLIIRPTELPVGVMTALIGGPFFVYLVRWRVKR
- a CDS encoding MFS transporter, which codes for MSVNPAYRTHLILSFLIDGAHVLIWTGFTVYQLTVVNMSPLQLVLVGSVLEITILLCEVPTGVIADLISRRLSIMLGFTLTGGAYLLQALVPTFPVAVLGAVIWGVGVTCVSGAYDAWLADELGQERLGAALLRGEQVARVAALCGLAGSAVLGSIALGLPVLVGGCLFIIGAAYCLIAMPETHFHRAADDERTTWHRMATTLRDGARLVRRRPYLLRLLAVLFFFGLFSEAWDRLWQSHLVLTFDLATLTPFAPIVLLAALGGVEMLLAIVAAEVLRRRLRSDDQRQTQRLVFGFTAVMVAGLLIYGLAPHIGIAVIAFLGFSVARRLIGPLLSTWQNAQIDDSRVRATVLSLGGQSDALGQLAGGLPLGAIGNRSLRAAFVTSAILLAPNLWLLRGRPASEVVPMLEPAELVDGSTTN
- a CDS encoding ABC transporter substrate-binding protein; translation: MCAATLIDATDALLSRYDQLDLRGLSVAEVAELLRQQGAAYLSPIERIELAERLITRRRFLIGAGALALGMITGCGSQEQAAAPTATVATTRTVVDGLGRSVEVPATPQRVVALHDLDNAYALASLDFAPIGMGSITLGDPFERLRSLGPIPPALEQTVEVGLLYEPNLEAIASLQPDLILGTRGSHEQILDQLAAIAPTVLIDQTAGDDVLSNQRFLASLVGVEDRIDEQLARYEARIAAFRERYADTLNTLEYTRIDSYGVGAEDNYLILFDLTPGTRVLTDLGARRSKTNGNAGNDPFPAISLERLADYDADVIFIGVEAGTQPEPQILQLLSATFAGQNNQIFAVDYGVWGFRLVDALFIVLDDIEQILSSRSLNTAGDFR
- a CDS encoding iron ABC transporter permease; translated protein: MRVEIPHSRGRKAPWLTLRIRGLSFRIDRRVPPVLTLALLAMVTAMVINIGVGAYPIPPLDVIRTVLGLPTGNEDYSFIVNVLRLPRMLVAALVGLALGVSGAIIQGLTRNPLADPGILGISAGASLSAVTLIVVVRNVPSGVIPIAAFGGAVTVALLIYFLAWRGGDSPIRLVLVGIGLGAICGAATTLMITFGDIWDVQRALVWITGSVYGRSWEEFWPLLPWIVIFVPLALFLARDLNALNLGEEVAQGLGIPVVWQRGLLLLTAVALAAATVAAAGTIGFVGLMAPHIGRRLVGPDHSGLLPTAGVVGALLVVLADLVGRTLFSPIELPAGLVTAAIGAPFFIGLLWRQQKR
- a CDS encoding iron-enterobactin transporter ATP-binding protein is translated as MLHTEKLTLAYDQAIIIHEMDVAIPRGQITALVGPNGCGKSTLLRGLARLLAPRGGAAYLDGKAIHRMPTRELAKQLGILPQSPVAPEGLTVRELVAQGRYPHQSWFQQWSADDESAVVKALELTGMTDLAERPVDTLSGGQRQRAWIAMTLAQETEVILLDEPTTFLDLAHQIEVLQLLERLNRSEQRTIVMVVHDLNHATRHAHHIIALKAGKVADIGAPTEVVTPALLREVFGVEGTVVPDPRSGVPLCIAYGLATPVPDNDHCGLRPIDSEEFYLHNQKR